The DNA sequence tttttgtttgctaccaaatgggacgacaaaataaaataaaaaggtatcccatctttccccaccctatactctATACATGTGTGATAACTAGTAAGCCGGCAAGAGTTTTGGTgaacagaacagccgtgttaaAAAGTTGATCGCTGCCTTGCCAGGTAAAGATAGGTAAGCTATATATGCATTACATTCAGTGGTCCGGTGTTGCGTCAGACTATTGTCGTTGATTCAAATTTGCCATTTATTCAAGTTTGGCATTTATTTATAGCACGTTTTTCGTGTAATAGCTTTTACAGTATTTCCTACCCAACAGAATTATCGTGGTCAAAGTAAACGCAGAGGTCGAGTCTGGAACTGCTTTTTCTGAAACATGGGTAGCTCTTTGGCTGGGCGCGAGTGGTGTCCCAGTTTATGATGAACCAAAACTAAAGCAAGCGGCTCAGGATATACACAGCCAGCTTGGAACTTCTGGCTTTTTAACTCTTGGTGGAAATGATGCAATGCAACTGGCAGAGCGAGTGACTGAAATATGTAGAAAACGCGTTACAAGATTACATGCAACGCCTCTTGCTTGGTCTAAAAAAGGGGGCTACACTTGCTGCTAGGTGGCACACAAGAGCTATATATGTCAATGGAGTGAATGCCTGACAGTGGTATCTTATGTTTTAAGTGGACCCCAAAGTAAGATTTCACTAAAAGGAGGTCTGAGAGTTTTTAATCTGAAACTTGTATCGttgattattatttatttttacaaaacaattacaatGCTTTCTTTCTGtaattatagtagagtgggggggaaatgggacacttttagcacataatatccaaatatcctgatcgtgttttaaacaaataacaacggtctatgggagtcgtgaggatacggatttataattgttttaatgttctttgtttactaccaaatgggacgagaaattaaaataaaaggctGTTCtgcatcttcccccatcctactatatatcaccTTAGCATTAGTTTTTATGCCCACTGCTTGCATATTAAATACTAGTTTTtgatttgtatatatatgtttttttatgacgaaacgtttttttagcCCGCTATAAATTGTATTTCAGGCTCAGACATTTACTGACGCATTTACACATGAATCATTGTAGTTTTACATTAGTAAATCATacgtttttttcttgtaaGTATTGAATATCAGAGCATTATACACGTTATAGTTTAAACATTGGCGTTATATGTATGTGATTCACTGGTACAGGTTTATGTTTACACCACAATTGCAcattgtatagtactgtggggtaaaatgtgacatctttagcacataatatcctaatatcctgattgtattttaaacaattaccaacggtctatgggagtcgtgaggatacagttttaaaattctttaaatgttctttctttactatcaaatgggacgagaaatagaataaaagtgtgtcccatcttcccccaccctactatataggcaTATAGTAATATGTGGCCCATGAAACACACATTGGTTTATAAGATAACATATGAGTGTACTTGTACATGGTAATAAATAACAGGACCTCAAAATAGACAGAACCTACTTGGCCTCTATGTGCTCACGGACTCAATTTTGAGACACGCCCGTTGAAACAATTGCGCGCTCAAAGCACGTTAATAATTAAGCAAGCTAACATgcttttaacagaaaaacgCCATTTTTGAGAGCGCCAAACAATTATTACAGCAATCAGCAAGAGTTAGTTTTTTTGCTTCAATTCGAAGTAATTTCGATTCATTAGCGgcatttttggtaaaaagcTGCGTATTATACAAAGACATATATAGTACATTCTACAGAGTTAACTTGTTGGCGATTCTTCTGACCTGCTAAACATTGCGATATCATGTTTACTGAGTTACGCCAATAGTGTGGAGGCGTCCTATTAATGTGTAACTATATTTCGTTCTCAGGGTTTATATGGTGGAGAGAGTCTACAGTATCAGTCGTTAAGTTATAGGAAGCACTTCCGAGTTGAAAAGCCTCAAGTTTAAACGCAGGAATATGCGACTATGATATTGGATAATTggatacagtttataaaatgtaGCCTTATTAATTCGATAGAAATTAGActggttttacaaatttataatgCTTAGGTTATTGCTGTCAGTTTAAGACTG is a window from the Ciona intestinalis chromosome 10, KH, whole genome shotgun sequence genome containing:
- the LOC113474590 gene encoding uncharacterized protein LOC113474590, giving the protein MQQFTLEEDILVSHQKICSGQILGFVVYINFAKNRCLLERNSEISVNNTKPYETLFNLLKDGEPRIIVVKVNAEVESGTAFSETWVALWLGASGVPVYDEPKLKQAAQDIHSQLGTSGFLTLGGNDAMQLAERVTEICRKRVTRLHATPLAWSKKGGYTCC